The Glycine max cultivar Williams 82 chromosome 12, Glycine_max_v4.0, whole genome shotgun sequence genome window below encodes:
- the LOC100305977 gene encoding uncharacterized protein LOC100305977 precursor produces the protein MAKKEMKSTGVTIMIMIMLGYAQANYNSPFVKIEPNNTTDKLTCPAQCGIDCFIANIAYPICFAICVAKCPKKPPLSVYNCMIGCGKYKSTDANIDARDLSAVNACLLECEKSDNLL, from the exons ATggcaaagaaggagatgaaaTCTACCGGAGTGACAATTATGATCATGATTATGTTGGGCTATGCACAAGCTAATTATAATTCTCCATTTGTGAAAATTGAGCCTAACAACACAACGGATAAACTTACATGTCCTGCACAGTGTGGTATAGATTGCTTCATTGCTAACATTGCATATCCAATATGTTTTGCTATTTGCGTAGCAAAATGTCCTAAAAAGCCACCCCTAAGTGTCTACAATTGTATGATTGGTTGTGGCAAGTACAAATCCACCGACGCTAACATAg ATGCTCGTGATCTTTCGGCGGTAAATGCTTGTTTGCTAGAGTGTGAAAAAAGTGACAATTTGTTATAA